The sequence below is a genomic window from Rhizobium sp. NXC14.
TTCCGCTTCCTGGTCGCCGAGCAGGCCCGCGCACTTGCCATTCCGCTCGCCGCCGTGCTGCTCGAGCCCGTTGCCCGCAACACCGCCGCAGCGGTCGCCGCTGCCGCGACGCTCGCCGCCGAGCTCTTCGGCAAGGACACGATCATCCAGATGCTCGCCTCGGATCATGAAATCCTCGCCGACAAGAGCTATTTCGACTGTATCCGCATCGCTCGCGAGGCGGCGGCCGATGGCAGGCTCGTCACCTTCGGCATCAACCCGACCGAGCCGGCGACGGGTTATGGCTATATCGAGATCGGCGATGCGCTTGATAATGGCGCTCACAAGGTGAGCCGCTTCGTCGAGAAGCCGGCATTGGACGAAGCCCAGCGGATGCTCGCCGACGGCGGCTTCTACTGGAACTCGGGCATCTTCATGTTCCCGGTGACGGAACTTCTTGCCGAGCTGCAGGAATATGCGCCCGAGGTGCTGAAGGCTTCAAGCAAGGCTGTTTCCAAGGCAAGCCGCGATCTCGACTTCACCCGCCTCGATGCCGACCATTTCGCCAAGAGCCCGGATATATCGATCGATTATGCGGTCATGGAAAAGACGTCGAAGGCCGCGGTCGTCCCCTCACCATTCCGGTGGTCGGACATGGGAAGCTGGGATGCCGTTTGGAAATCGGGCAAACGCGACGATAACGGCAATGTCGCCGCGGCCAACACGACCGTCGTCAATACCCGCAACTCGCTGGTCATGACCCATGGCGTGCACCTTGCCGTCCAAGGCATGGAGGATGTCGCCGTCATCGCCAGCGAAGACGCCGTCTATGTCGGACCACTCAAGGACAGCCAGAACGTAGGGCAATTAGTCAAGATGCTGGCCTCCTCCTCGGCGACGGCGAAATTTGCCGAAACGCATCCGACATCCTACCGACCGTGGGGCGGCTATACCTCTATCTTCAACGGCGACCGCTTTCAGGTGAAGCGCATCTTCGTCACGCCGGGCAAGAAGCTTTCGCTGCAAAAACACCACCATCGCTCCGAGCACTGGGTCGTCGTCAAGGGAACGGCCGAGGTGACGATCGGCGACAATGTGCAGATGCTGCGTGAGAACGAAAGCGTCTATATCCCGCTCGGAGAAGTCCATCGTCTCGCCAATCCCGGCAAGATCGTTCTCGAGCTCATCGAGGTTCAGACGGGCTCCTATCTCGGCGAGGACGATATCATCCGCATCGTCGACGAATTCGGAAGAACGTAAGCCAAGCGCTGGAACGGCCGGCGGGTCCTATCAGCCCGCCGGCGCTTGCGGCATGACCACCATCCCTGTTGAATTCCCTGCCGGAATTCTCGTAGAATGAGCCGACAGACCTCACAGGAGATGTCCTCTGATGCGTACCCTGCCCGCCCTCGCCGGATTTCTCTCAATCCTGCTGCCGGCAATGACCTTTGCGCAAACGGCGAACATGCGCGCCGCAAGCGAGGCGGAAATCCGACAGCATCTGCCCGGCACGTCTGAGCTGAAAGAAAGCAGCAACGGCTATGAATATCGCGAGGGCAGCAAGAATGGCTACAAGATCAACAATGGCGAGGTCTGTGTCCGGTTTCCCGATAAGTCGACCGACTGCGTCAACGTGAAGACTGACGGCAAGAATTTTCAGATGATCGACCGCAAGGGCGGCCGAACCAGATTCTAATTTCAGCCCGGCTTATCTTGCCTGTTATCGTGCCAGCGCCGTCTCGCCGCTCTTATCGACAACGAATTCGGCGATCAGCCCTGAATGGTTGGAGCCGAGATTATCGTCGAGGCGCTTCAACGACGTCAGATGAAGCGGCGCGCGCGCGAATATGTGATCGATGGCGATACCGAACCGACCGGCGGCGATCGGCCATGTCGCCGGTTCGGGCGCCATAGTCTTCAGCTTCTGCTTGCGCAGGAGAGCCTGAATGCTGGGAGCGATCGACGACGAATTGAAATCGCCGGACAGCACCAGCGGACCTGAGATCGCATCAAGCGCTTTGCTGAGATCGTCCAACTCTTCTATCTGGTAATCGTCGAAATAGGGTTTGGTTAGATGGGCCGATACGAGATTGACGGTTTGCCCGCCGAAATCCACGCTCGCTGCGACCAGCCTGTCTTTCCGCAAGCTGCCGATGCTCGCGACCTGGCGGGTCACGAACGGGCGTTTGGACAGCACCAGCGTATCGCAGCTGTCTTTGCCGTTGTCGCAGCCGATATGATACGGATAGACCTTGAACAATCGCTGCAGATGGAACGTCAGCGGCTTGGCTTCGAGCAGATTGACGACATCGGCGTTCGAAGCGATCACCATATCCGCGATGGCGGTCGAATTTTTCCAGTTATCAATCGCAACGTTGAACGACATCAGACGGAAAAGCGGCGCCGTTCCCGTTCCCCTGTCGTCCTCCGCAAATTCACATAGCATGATAACGCCGTGCGCCGTGAGAAGCAGCGAGGCGAGCAGAAGGACAAAGCCGTAAGCATGTCTTCTGACGGCCAGGATGACGAGGCTGGCGGCGGCGAATGCGAGGCCGAGATGGATCTGGAAGCTGTAGACGAAGGACAGCAGCCAGAAGTTCGTGAGATAGCGCAGCGACACGATCGCGATCGCCAGGGTCAGAAACGCTGAGAGAATCCAATAAATTATGTTTCTCATCGGTTCCTGCATCATGCTCAAGACGACCCGCCGCCCATAACATGCAAGCCGCCATGGTGCAATGCAGCATAACGTCCCGCATCGACGACAGCGGCGCCGGTCAGAGCTTATCTTTCAGAGGCCTATCGACTCGCCCTCTTCTTATCCTGTAAGTGGGGCCCATTTTATACAGAATCGGCTTTTGCCGGCGGCAGGGAGCCGAGAAAAAGGTGGGAATGCGCTACTTCATTACAGGCACTGCCGGCTTTATCGGTTTCCACCTGGCCAGGCGCCTGCTGCAGGAAGGGCATGAGGTGACGGGCTTCGACGGCCTCACTCCTTATTACAATGTCAAGCTGAAAGAGATGCGTCACGCGGCACTCTCTCAGTTTCCGGCCTTCCGGCCTGTCATATCAATGCTTGAGGACCGGCCGGCACTGGAGGCGGCAGTCTCTGCGGCCGCGCCTGACATCCTGATCCATCTCGCCGCGCAAGCCGGAGTCCGCTACAGCCTGGAAAATCCCGAAGCCTATATACATTCGAACGTCGAAGGCTCCTGGAACATCATGGAAATCGCCCGACGGGTTGAAGTCCGCCATCTGATGCTGGCCTCGACATCATCGATCTATGGCGCCAACGCGACTGTCCCCTTCCGCGAAACCGACCGTGCCGACGAACCGCTGACCATCTATGCCGCGACGAAGAAATCGATGGAGCTGATGGCACACAGCTATGCCCATCTCCACAAGATTCCGACGACGGCCTTCCGTTTCTTCACCGTCTATGGTCCATGGGGCCGGCCCGATATGGCGCTGTTCAAATTCGCCAAGAACATGCTCGATGGCCAGCCGATCGAGATCTACGGCGAAGGCAATATGAGCCGTGACTTCACTTATATAGACGATCTCATCGAAGCGATCGTCAGGCTCTCGGCCATTGCGCCGCGCGAAGAGAATCGTTTGGCCGACGCGAGCATCGAAACGCTCTCGCGACAGGCGCCTTTCCGCATCGTAAATATCGGCGGCGGCCAGCCTGTCAGTCTGATGGATTTTGTCGAAACGGTGGAAAAGGCGCTCGGCCGTCCTGCCATCCGCAAGATGCTGGCCATGCAGAAGGGCGACGTGCCGCGCACCTTCGCCGCCCCTGATCTGCTCGTCGCGCTGACGGGCTACAAGCCCGGCACAACGCTCGATGTCGGCGTCAAAGCCTTCGTCGAATGGTATCTCGAGGTTCGTCGCGAACTAGACGCTTAATCCAAACATCCTCGCGACTTAGCGCAGAAACGCGAGCGCTTCCACGGTGCCGATAGTCTTTGCAAACACATAGTCGATGGCAAAAGTCACGGTCTTCGAATAGGCCTTGAGCCGATAGCCCTCGCCTTCGATGGCAGCCGGGCTGCGCAGAACGAAGGGAACGCTCGGCCGCACGAAACCCACACGTGTCGTCAGCGGAATCTCGGGCGAACGGCCGATGGCAGACGTATACATCAGGTCTTGGGCAAGACCGGCAGGCCCGATGGCGAGGGCCGGCCCGGCAGCCGCAATTATGCTCGAGGTCAAGGCGATGGCGGCAAGAGTTTTCTGCATGTCGAAAGTCCCCGTTTTCGGATCGCAGGGCTTTCCTCTCGCCCTGATCCAAGCGGTCGATGCGTCTGTCCACGCTTCGGCCGCCTTCATGAGAACACTCTACACGTCAGTATTTGCAGGGCTTTTAAGCGGATCGGTCAAATTTTAGGAAATTTGACTTTCTATACGGAAGGACATCGACATGCCTGACGAAACCAGCCACGCCGCGGCTGAAGCGATGCCCGGACGCGAATCGCAGCTTAGAGGATGCGATCCAGCTTCTTGTTGATATGCAGGTTCGGCATCAGGCCCGCGCTCTGCGCGGCATGATAGGACTCTCGCGCCGCATCGAACGAGATCGACCACATGATGGCGCTGAGCAGGAGCGCGATAATATAGATTTGGATACGCATCGCACTGGCGATAGGGAAGGAGCAAGGCAGTTTTGTGTCAAAAAATGAGCGCGTAACGAGAAAAACAACGGCTCTTCGTTCCCCGCGGTCGGCGCCGGACGCATCAGTGTCGTCAATGGTGCTTCCCACTGTTAGAGCAATCCCAAAAAAGTGCGAAGCGGTTTCCATCCGGCACAAATCCAAAAAGGTTGGAGCGGTTCTGCGCTTCCGTGACGCTGCACCGCTTTAGCCGCCATCCCGAGCTCTGAGATGACATAACGTGCCCTTTTCCGCGTCCGAAGCGGTCCGCCATCTAGAACATATCATTCGATTGACTTACTACAGCTTCGGTGTTATGAATCCGTCATGACCCAGAACAGTGACACTCCAAATCCCCCGGCCTCCGCCCGCGCCGAGATCGCGCGCCAGAAGATGCTGACCGCTGCTCTCGATGTCTTCGGGCGCTACGGTTTCGATGGCGCCTCGACGCGCCAGCTGACTGAAGCCGCCGGCGTCAACCTGCAGGCGATCCCCTATTATTTCGGCAGCAAGGAAGGCCTCTACATCGCCACCGCCGAATATCTGATGATGAGGATCGATGCGCATGTCAGCGGCATGAGGGCGCGCATCGGAGCGCATCTGGTGGCGCTCGACGCGGCCGGCGAGCCGCTCGGCGAAGCCGACGCCCGCCTTTTCCTGACTGAAGTTCTCCAGACCATGGTGACGCTCTTCGTCGCCAAGGAATCGGAACCCTGGGCCCGATTCCTCATCCGCGAGCAGATGGAGCCGACGGAAGCTTTCAAGCGGGTCTATCGAGGCATCATGAGGCCGATGATCGAAATGGGTCGGCGCCTGGTCGGCGCCATTCTCGGCGAGGATCCTGCGTCCGAACATGTGCGTCTGCGCACTTTCAACCTCGTCGGCAGCATCCTCATCTTCCGCTTCGCCCATGCCTCCGTACTCGCGCAGATGGAATGGGACGCCTTCGGCCCGGAACAGGTGGAAATCCTGCGCGGCCTTGCTGCCGAACTGGTCGATGTCATCGGCCCGCCGAAAAGAGGCGCAGCATGAAACGCATCCTTCTCCTCGTGATTCTTCTCCTCCTTGCCGCAGGTGCCGCCGCCTGGTGGTACGGCCTGCCCGAAAGGCTCGGCTGGCTGCCCGAGGCGCGTCGCGAATTCGTCCTTTACGGCAATGTCGATATCCGTCAGGTCTCGCTCGGCTTCCGCGTCAGCGGCCGCCTCTCCGAACTGCGCGTCGACGAGGGCGATGTCGTCAAGAGCGGCACGGTCCTGGCGAAGCTCGACGCTGCGCCCTATGAATTCGCCGTCCGCTCCGGCGAGGCCAATGCCGCGGCTCTTCGCGCGACGCTCGACAAGCTGAAGGCTGGCCCGCGGTCGACCGAGATCGCTCAGGCGCGAGCTGCCTACGACGAAAGCCTGGCGGATCTGCAGAATGCCAATCTCGCTTACGACCGCGCCCGCCAGCTTCGCCCGCAGGGCACGATTTCCGAAGCGAACCTCGACCAGGCGACCGCCGCAAAGGCGATGGCCGCCGCCCGCTCGCAATCCGCCATCGAGGCGCTGAAGCTGCTGCAGGAAGGCTCGCGCGTCGAGGACATCGCCGCCGCCGACGCCCAGCTGAAGGCCGCCGAGGCCACCCTCGCCTCAGCTCGAACCTCGCTCGCAGATACCGAACTGCGCGCTCCGAACGACGGCGTCATCCTCTCGCGGGTGCGGGAGAATGGCGCGATCGTCTCGCCGGCCGATACCGTCTTCGTGCTCTCCCTGACAGAGCCGGTCTGGGTGCGCAGCTATGTCGCCGAACCCGATCTCGGCCGCGTCCACCCCGGCATGAAAGTATCCGTCACCTCCGATACCCAGCCGGATAGACCCTATGAAGGCACCATCGGCTTCATCTCGCCGGTCGCCGAATTCACGCCGAAGTCGGTGGAGACGCCTGAACTGAGGACCGATCTCGTCTATCGCCTGAGGATCGTCATCGACAGGCCCGGCCCCGACCTGCGGCAGGGGATGCCGGTCACCGTGCGGCTGTCCGCGCCGCCGACAGGCGGACAATGACTGCCCCAGAACCCGGTCGGGACGCCAGGCCGCTCGTTCGGATCGACGGCGTTACCAAACGCTTCGGCGATGCGCCTGCAGCCCTTAACGCCGTCTCCGGCGTCATCGGCGGCGGCGCGATCACCGGCCTCGTTGGTCCCGACGGCGCCGGCAAGACGACGCTGATCCGGCTGATGACCGGCCTGATGCTGCCCGACGCCGGAACGATGGAAGTGCTGGGCTTCGACACCAGAAAGAACGCCGCCGGCATTCAGACGGCGATCGGCTACATGCCGCAGCGCTTCGGTCTTTATGAGGATCTCTCGGTGCAGGAAAACCTCGACCTCTATGCCGATTTGCGCGGCCTGCCGAAGAGCGAACGCACCGGCGCCTTCGACGAGCTGCTGACCTTCACCGACCTTAAACGCTTCACCGGCAGGCTCGCTGGAAAGCTCTCCGGCGGCATGAAACAGAAGCTCGGCCTTGCCTGCGCGCTTCTGAAAAAGCCGCGCCTGCTGCTGCTCGACGAACCGGGCGTCGGCGTCGACCCGATCTCGCGCCGCGACCTCTGGAAGATGGTCGAGAACCTGACTAGGGAAGGCATAGGCGTGGTCTGGTCGACCGCCTATCTCGATGAGGCCGAAGCCTGCGACCACGTGCTGCTCTTGAACCAGGGAAAACTGCTCTTCTCGGGAAAACCGAATGAAATGACCGAGCGCGTCCGCGACCGCGTCTTCCGGGTCTCCGATGTCACCGGCCGCCATCGGCAGGTTCTCGCCGAACTCCTGCAGGCCGATGGCGTCATCGACGGGGTGATTCAGGGCGAGGCGATCCGCCTCGTCGCGGCCAGCGGCAAGACCCCCGATATCGGCAAGGCCGGCGACGGCGCATCGCTTTCCCCCGCCCCACCGCGTTTCGAGGACGCTTTCGTCGATATGCTCGGCGGCGGCCCCCGCGGCCGCTCCCGGCTTGCCGAAGCGCAAGAGCCGCTGAAAGCCGAGGGTGACCGGCCGGTGATCGAGGCCAGGGGCCTGACCAAGCGCTTCGGCGATTTCACCGCCGCTGACGACATCAGCTTCGATATCCGCCGCGGCGAGATCTTCGGCCTGCTCGGTCCGAACGGCGCCGGCAAGTCCACCACCTTCAAGATGCTCTGCGGCCTGTTGAAGCCGACCGGCGGCGAAGGCCGCGTCGCCGGTTTCGATCTCCGTCGCGATGCCGCCGAAGCACGCAACCAACTCGGCTATATGGCGCAGAAATTCTCTCTCTACGGCGATCTTACAGTCATGCAGAACCTGGAATTCTTCGCAGGCGTCTATGGCCTTCGCGGCCAGCGCAGGCGCGAGCGCATAGAGCTGATGGCCGACATTTTCGATTTCGGCCGCCATGCCCGCGACGCCGCCAAGGATCTGCCGCTCGGGCTCAAGCAACGCCTGGCACTTGCCTGCGCCGTCATGCACGAACCGCGCGCCCTCTTCCTCGATGAACCGACCTCCGGCGTCGATCCGATCACTCGCCGCGAGTTTTGGACGCATATCAATGGCCTGGTCGAAAAGGGTGTCACCGTGCTCGTCACCACCCATTTCATGGACGAGGCGGAATATTGCGACCGCATTTCGCTGATCTACCGCGGCCGTTCGATCGCGCTCGGTTCTCCCGATGAGTTGAAGGCACGTGTCGCGACAAAGGATGCGCCGGACCCGACGATGGAGGACGCCTTCATCGCGCTGGTGCAGCAATCGGAAGCGGAGGATGCAGCATGAGCATTTCCTCCCGCCGGCTCCGGCGTCTTGCAGCTCTGGTGCGCAAGGAAAGCTTCCAGGCGATCCGCGACCCGAGCAGCATCCTCATCGCCTTCGTACTGCCGCTGATCCTGCTCTTCCTCTTCGGCTACGGCGTCTCGCTCGATACAACGCGTACCCGCATAGGCCTCGTGACCGAGGAGATGACGCCGCTGACGCAGGACCTCGCGGCCAGCTTCCGGGCCTCGCGCTATTTCGACGTGGCGATCAGCCGTGACCGCCGCCTGTTCGAAGAAGATCTCGTGATCGGGAAGGTGCGCGGCATCGTCGTCATCCCGGCCAATTTCACCACCCGTTATACCGCCGGCAACCGCCCGCAGGTCCAGGTGATTGTCGACGGCTCCGATCCGAACACGGCGAACTTCGTCCAGAACTATGCGCAGGGCGCCGTTGCCAACTGGGAACAGCAGAGGCAGGCGGACGTCGCCTCCCACAGTCCCGCCATCACAGTCGAGCAGCGCTTCTGGTTCAATCCGGAGCTGACCAGCCGCAATTTCCTCGTGCCGGGCTCGATCGCCATCGTCATGACGCTGGTCGGCACGCTGCTGACCTCACTCGTCGTCGCCCGCGAATGGGAGCGCGGGACGATGGAAGCAATGATGGCGACCCCGGTGACGGCCGTCGAGCTGCTTGCCGGCAAGATCCTGCCTTATTTTCTGCTCGGCTTGACGTCGATGACGCTCTGCGTTCTGCTTGCGGTCTTTCTCTTCGGCGTGCCGTTCCGCGGCTCGGTCGCTGGCCTTTATGCCCTGTCGGCCGCCTTCCTGATCCCGGCGCTGGGGCAAGGCCTGTTGATCTCGACGGCAACCAAGAACCAGTTTCTCGCCTCGCAGCTGGCGCTGATCTCCGCCTTCCTGCCGGCCTTCCTGCTTTCGGGCTTCCTGTTCGAGATCAATTCCATGCCCAGGATCATCAAGTGGATCACCTTCATCGTGCCGGCCCGCTACTTGATCCCCAGCCTGCAGACGGTGTTTCTCGCTGGCGACATCTGGCCGATGTTCGGACAGGCAATCTCGGTCATGCTGCTGATCGGCGGCGTCATGTTCGTCCTGGCCGCACGCAGCACCAGAAAGAGGATCGGCTGAGATGGGATGGACAAGGCTCTACGCCCTCATCGTCAAGGAATTGCTCGCCGTGCTGCGCGACCCCAAGGGACGCGCCATCTTGATCGGCCCGCCGGTCGTCCAGCTCCTCGTCTTCTCCTATGCGGCGACGCTCGAAGTGCGCAATGTGGACGTCATGATCCTCAACCGCGACAACGGCCATTGGGGCCAGGAGCTGATCGAGCGTATCGATGGCTCGCCGACCTTCCGCAATATCGGGATCGCCGCCGAACAGGCTGAGGTCCAGGTGGCGATAGACAATCAGACGGTCATCGCCGCGATCGAAATCGGCCCGGATTTCTCCCGCAATATCGAAGCGGGAACGCCGACCGACCTGCAGGTGGTGCTCGACGGCCGCCGCTCCAACGCCTCGCAGATCGTCGCGGGCTACCTCTCGCAGATCGGTGCGGCGCTTGCTGCCGAGACGCCGGCCGGCAAACGCGCCGGCGCCAGCACCGTCTCATTCGTGCCGCGCAACTGGTTTAACCCGAACCTCACCTATCAATGGTTCATGGTGCCGAACCTGATCGCCAGCATCGCGCTCCTGATCGGCCTGATCGTCACGGCACTGTCGATCGCCCGCGAGCGCGAGCTCGGCACCTTCGATCAGCTGATGGTCTCCCCGTTGCGCCTGCACGAGATCCTGATCGGCAAGCTGATCCCGCCGATGATGATCGGTCTCTTCCATATAACCGTCTATATCCTCGCAGCCGTCTTCCTCTTCGAGGTGCCGCTGCGCGGCTCGCTCTTCCTGCTTTACGGCAGCGCGATCTTCTATCTCGGTTCTGTGGCCGGCCTCGGTCTTTTCATCTCGGCGCTGTCGATGACGCAGCAGCAGGCGATCCTTGGCGCCTTCCTGTTCATGGTCCCGGCCATGCTGCTCTCGGGCTTCGCGACCCCGATCGAAAACATGCCGGGTTGGCTGCAGCCGATAACCTACGTCAATCCGCTGCGCTATTTCCTGGTGATCGTCAAAGGCGTATTCCTCAAGGATATCCCTTTGAGCGAGGTGGTGAACCAGACCATCCCACTGGCGCTGATCGCTACAGTGACGCTCAGCGCCGCTGCCTGGCTCTTCCGCCGGCGCCTGGAATAACCCCGTCCCACACATGCAGCGGCCGCCTCACAGAATGTAAACACGCCTTCCAAAGCGTGACTCTTTGCTGCGGGAACCTCGATTTGGCGACGTCGTTAGTCGAGTGCAACCCCAGCAAAGGAGAAGCAAAATGTACAAGATCATACTTGTCTCCGGCGCCCTTGCGCTGTCGTCGCTTGCCACCAACGCTCTGGCTGACGGAGCAGTCACCGGTGCAGCTGGTGGCGCTATCACCGGCGCGATCGTCGGTGGTCCTGTGGGTGCCGCAGTAGGCGGCATCGCCGGCGGTGTCGCCGGTGCCGCTATTGACCCGCCGCCGCGCGAGGTCGTCACCTATGTCGAGCAGCAGCCGGCCCCGACCTCCCGCGTGGTCGTTGAACAGCCGATCGTCGTCGGCAAGCCGCTTCCGGCGGATGTCGTCGTCACTCCGGTGCCCGACAACCCCAAATACGCCTATACGGTCGTCAACGATCGTCGTGTGATCGTTGAACCCCGCACCCATAGAGTCGTGCAGGTCATCGAATAATCAAGCGATCGAGACCGCCTGCTGCGGCTCGACTACCTCCGGCCCCGCTTCGGCGGGGCTTTTTTCTACGATTGCACCAACAATCAATCGGCGCGCGATAGCACGGCAAACCGCCGTCTGAACGGCGGCTTCCATATCCCAAGCGGAGATCAGACTTTCAGCTCGCGCCGGTCGCGCTCCGTCACCATGGCGAGATCGAGGACCTTCTGCAGGTTGGCGGCGTGGCGGAAGTTCGGGTCGGGCTGGATGCCGCTTGCCACCGCTTCGGCGAAGCGCTGGTAGTTGGTTGGCACCGGCGGCGCTTCGATCTCCTTCCAGCTGGCGGTCTCGGCATCCTCTCCGAGGCAGCCGCGCAACTCGGACCCAGCCGGGCGATTGATGACTTCAAGGCTGCCTTTTTCGCCATAGATGCGCAGCTTAAGCTCATTCAGATGGCCCGTCGCCCAGCGGCTGGCATGGATGACGCCGAGCGCGCCGTTGGCGAAATCGACGGCCATGGTAAAGCTGTCATTCGCGTCGAGCATATACT
It includes:
- a CDS encoding mannose-1-phosphate guanylyltransferase/mannose-6-phosphate isomerase, with translation MTQKIVPVIMAGGKGTRLWPLSRATAPKQFIQFVGNKTLFQETLERVSDPELYEAPIVVTNEEFRFLVAEQARALAIPLAAVLLEPVARNTAAAVAAAATLAAELFGKDTIIQMLASDHEILADKSYFDCIRIAREAAADGRLVTFGINPTEPATGYGYIEIGDALDNGAHKVSRFVEKPALDEAQRMLADGGFYWNSGIFMFPVTELLAELQEYAPEVLKASSKAVSKASRDLDFTRLDADHFAKSPDISIDYAVMEKTSKAAVVPSPFRWSDMGSWDAVWKSGKRDDNGNVAAANTTVVNTRNSLVMTHGVHLAVQGMEDVAVIASEDAVYVGPLKDSQNVGQLVKMLASSSATAKFAETHPTSYRPWGGYTSIFNGDRFQVKRIFVTPGKKLSLQKHHHRSEHWVVVKGTAEVTIGDNVQMLRENESVYIPLGEVHRLANPGKIVLELIEVQTGSYLGEDDIIRIVDEFGRT
- a CDS encoding ATP-binding cassette domain-containing protein: MTAPEPGRDARPLVRIDGVTKRFGDAPAALNAVSGVIGGGAITGLVGPDGAGKTTLIRLMTGLMLPDAGTMEVLGFDTRKNAAGIQTAIGYMPQRFGLYEDLSVQENLDLYADLRGLPKSERTGAFDELLTFTDLKRFTGRLAGKLSGGMKQKLGLACALLKKPRLLLLDEPGVGVDPISRRDLWKMVENLTREGIGVVWSTAYLDEAEACDHVLLLNQGKLLFSGKPNEMTERVRDRVFRVSDVTGRHRQVLAELLQADGVIDGVIQGEAIRLVAASGKTPDIGKAGDGASLSPAPPRFEDAFVDMLGGGPRGRSRLAEAQEPLKAEGDRPVIEARGLTKRFGDFTAADDISFDIRRGEIFGLLGPNGAGKSTTFKMLCGLLKPTGGEGRVAGFDLRRDAAEARNQLGYMAQKFSLYGDLTVMQNLEFFAGVYGLRGQRRRERIELMADIFDFGRHARDAAKDLPLGLKQRLALACAVMHEPRALFLDEPTSGVDPITRREFWTHINGLVEKGVTVLVTTHFMDEAEYCDRISLIYRGRSIALGSPDELKARVATKDAPDPTMEDAFIALVQQSEAEDAA
- a CDS encoding endonuclease/exonuclease/phosphatase family protein encodes the protein MRNIIYWILSAFLTLAIAIVSLRYLTNFWLLSFVYSFQIHLGLAFAAASLVILAVRRHAYGFVLLLASLLLTAHGVIMLCEFAEDDRGTGTAPLFRLMSFNVAIDNWKNSTAIADMVIASNADVVNLLEAKPLTFHLQRLFKVYPYHIGCDNGKDSCDTLVLSKRPFVTRQVASIGSLRKDRLVAASVDFGGQTVNLVSAHLTKPYFDDYQIEELDDLSKALDAISGPLVLSGDFNSSSIAPSIQALLRKQKLKTMAPEPATWPIAAGRFGIAIDHIFARAPLHLTSLKRLDDNLGSNHSGLIAEFVVDKSGETALAR
- the hlyD gene encoding secretion protein HlyD, translating into MKRILLLVILLLLAAGAAAWWYGLPERLGWLPEARREFVLYGNVDIRQVSLGFRVSGRLSELRVDEGDVVKSGTVLAKLDAAPYEFAVRSGEANAAALRATLDKLKAGPRSTEIAQARAAYDESLADLQNANLAYDRARQLRPQGTISEANLDQATAAKAMAAARSQSAIEALKLLQEGSRVEDIAAADAQLKAAEATLASARTSLADTELRAPNDGVILSRVRENGAIVSPADTVFVLSLTEPVWVRSYVAEPDLGRVHPGMKVSVTSDTQPDRPYEGTIGFISPVAEFTPKSVETPELRTDLVYRLRIVIDRPGPDLRQGMPVTVRLSAPPTGGQ
- a CDS encoding CerR family C-terminal domain-containing protein gives rise to the protein MTQNSDTPNPPASARAEIARQKMLTAALDVFGRYGFDGASTRQLTEAAGVNLQAIPYYFGSKEGLYIATAEYLMMRIDAHVSGMRARIGAHLVALDAAGEPLGEADARLFLTEVLQTMVTLFVAKESEPWARFLIREQMEPTEAFKRVYRGIMRPMIEMGRRLVGAILGEDPASEHVRLRTFNLVGSILIFRFAHASVLAQMEWDAFGPEQVEILRGLAAELVDVIGPPKRGAA
- a CDS encoding NAD-dependent epimerase/dehydratase family protein; translation: MRYFITGTAGFIGFHLARRLLQEGHEVTGFDGLTPYYNVKLKEMRHAALSQFPAFRPVISMLEDRPALEAAVSAAAPDILIHLAAQAGVRYSLENPEAYIHSNVEGSWNIMEIARRVEVRHLMLASTSSIYGANATVPFRETDRADEPLTIYAATKKSMELMAHSYAHLHKIPTTAFRFFTVYGPWGRPDMALFKFAKNMLDGQPIEIYGEGNMSRDFTYIDDLIEAIVRLSAIAPREENRLADASIETLSRQAPFRIVNIGGGQPVSLMDFVETVEKALGRPAIRKMLAMQKGDVPRTFAAPDLLVALTGYKPGTTLDVGVKAFVEWYLEVRRELDA
- a CDS encoding DUF1236 domain-containing protein, whose translation is MYKIILVSGALALSSLATNALADGAVTGAAGGAITGAIVGGPVGAAVGGIAGGVAGAAIDPPPREVVTYVEQQPAPTSRVVVEQPIVVGKPLPADVVVTPVPDNPKYAYTVVNDRRVIVEPRTHRVVQVIE
- a CDS encoding ABC transporter permease — protein: MSISSRRLRRLAALVRKESFQAIRDPSSILIAFVLPLILLFLFGYGVSLDTTRTRIGLVTEEMTPLTQDLAASFRASRYFDVAISRDRRLFEEDLVIGKVRGIVVIPANFTTRYTAGNRPQVQVIVDGSDPNTANFVQNYAQGAVANWEQQRQADVASHSPAITVEQRFWFNPELTSRNFLVPGSIAIVMTLVGTLLTSLVVAREWERGTMEAMMATPVTAVELLAGKILPYFLLGLTSMTLCVLLAVFLFGVPFRGSVAGLYALSAAFLIPALGQGLLISTATKNQFLASQLALISAFLPAFLLSGFLFEINSMPRIIKWITFIVPARYLIPSLQTVFLAGDIWPMFGQAISVMLLIGGVMFVLAARSTRKRIG
- a CDS encoding ABC transporter permease — translated: MGWTRLYALIVKELLAVLRDPKGRAILIGPPVVQLLVFSYAATLEVRNVDVMILNRDNGHWGQELIERIDGSPTFRNIGIAAEQAEVQVAIDNQTVIAAIEIGPDFSRNIEAGTPTDLQVVLDGRRSNASQIVAGYLSQIGAALAAETPAGKRAGASTVSFVPRNWFNPNLTYQWFMVPNLIASIALLIGLIVTALSIARERELGTFDQLMVSPLRLHEILIGKLIPPMMIGLFHITVYILAAVFLFEVPLRGSLFLLYGSAIFYLGSVAGLGLFISALSMTQQQAILGAFLFMVPAMLLSGFATPIENMPGWLQPITYVNPLRYFLVIVKGVFLKDIPLSEVVNQTIPLALIATVTLSAAAWLFRRRLE